The following proteins are co-located in the Bosea sp. AS-1 genome:
- a CDS encoding prolyl-tRNA synthetase associated domain-containing protein — MTATSQIAPLTSEELCARLAASGIAFHRTDHPAVFTVAETAPHRDMMIGLQTKNLFLKDKKGRLFLVSAKSDARIDLKRLHETLGASGRLSFGSAELLLEKLGVTPGSVTAFAVVNDRAGAVTMVLDANLMTGEEVNFHPLVNTATLRMARDDLIAFLRETGHEPLIVDLPAPPDGQNG, encoded by the coding sequence ATGACTGCGACTTCCCAGATCGCCCCTCTCACTTCCGAGGAATTGTGTGCGCGCCTCGCGGCGAGCGGCATCGCCTTCCACCGCACCGACCATCCGGCCGTGTTCACGGTGGCGGAGACCGCTCCGCATCGCGACATGATGATCGGCCTGCAGACGAAGAACCTGTTCCTGAAGGATAAGAAGGGTCGACTCTTCCTCGTCTCGGCCAAATCGGACGCCCGCATCGACCTGAAGCGGCTGCACGAGACGCTCGGCGCCAGCGGCAGACTTTCCTTCGGCTCGGCCGAACTCCTGCTGGAGAAGCTGGGCGTGACGCCCGGCTCGGTCACCGCCTTCGCCGTCGTCAACGATCGTGCTGGGGCCGTGACCATGGTGCTCGACGCCAATCTGATGACAGGCGAGGAGGTCAACTTCCATCCGCTGGTCAACACTGCCACGCTGCGCATGGCGCGCGACGATCTCATCGCCTTCCTGCGCGAGACCGGCCACGAGCCGTTGATCGTCGATTTGCCGGCGCCGCCCGATGGACAGAACGGCTAA
- the trxA gene encoding thioredoxin encodes MLVNGEAAEQPGLIKDTTTQGFRQDVITESMQQPVLVDFWAPWCGPCKQLTPVIEKAVKAAGGKVKLVKMNIDEHPQIPGQLGIQSIPAVIAFKQGQPIDGFMGAQPESQVKAFIERLVGPVGPGEAEELIAAAQEALAAGDAAGASELYAHVLQMEPDNLAAIAGLSRLHLDTGDIEGAKGILATAPQEKAGDPAIAAVRAAIELAEQAASLGDTAELEAKVAANPKDHQARFDLALALNAKDRRDEAVDHLIAIIKADRKWNDDGARKQLLQFFEAWGPMDEASVAGRRKLSALLFS; translated from the coding sequence ATGCTGGTCAATGGCGAGGCGGCCGAGCAACCCGGCCTGATCAAGGACACCACCACCCAGGGCTTCCGCCAGGACGTCATCACCGAATCGATGCAGCAGCCGGTGCTGGTCGATTTCTGGGCGCCTTGGTGCGGTCCCTGCAAGCAGCTCACTCCCGTGATCGAGAAGGCGGTGAAGGCGGCGGGCGGTAAGGTCAAGCTCGTCAAGATGAACATCGACGAGCATCCGCAGATCCCCGGCCAGCTCGGCATCCAGTCGATTCCGGCGGTCATCGCTTTCAAGCAGGGCCAGCCGATCGACGGTTTCATGGGCGCCCAGCCGGAAAGCCAGGTGAAGGCCTTCATCGAGCGCCTTGTGGGGCCAGTCGGACCAGGCGAGGCCGAGGAACTGATCGCGGCGGCGCAGGAAGCGCTCGCGGCGGGCGACGCCGCCGGCGCGAGCGAGCTCTACGCACATGTGCTCCAGATGGAGCCGGACAATCTCGCCGCCATTGCCGGGCTGTCGCGGCTGCATCTGGATACTGGCGACATCGAGGGCGCAAAGGGCATTCTCGCCACGGCGCCGCAGGAGAAGGCGGGCGATCCGGCGATCGCGGCCGTCCGCGCTGCCATCGAGCTCGCCGAGCAGGCGGCCTCGCTTGGCGATACGGCGGAGCTCGAGGCGAAGGTCGCGGCCAATCCGAAGGATCATCAGGCGCGCTTCGACCTGGCTCTGGCGCTCAATGCCAAGGACCGGCGCGACGAGGCCGTCGATCATCTGATCGCCATCATCAAGGCCGACAGGAAGTGGAACGACGACGGTGCGCGCAAGCAGCTGCTGCAGTTCTTCGAGGCCTGGGGGCCGATGGACGAGGCGAGCGTGGCAGGGCGCCGGAAGCTGTCGGCCTTGCTGTTTTCCTGA
- a CDS encoding LON peptidase substrate-binding domain-containing protein, whose amino-acid sequence MGMNAVYKGAGDCPQVIPLFPLTGALLLPRGQMPLNIFEPRYLAMIDDAIRSDRVIGMIQPEPDDGRRVEVPGLLRVGCLGRITQFAETGDDRYIITLTGISRFRVAEELSVATPYRQARADYEPFAVDFVARAGEEEVDRDGLLRALRDFAKANDLKIDWKGVSEAPNEALVNALAMMCPFGPREKQALLEAQSLKHRAEVLVAITEIELARGGGDPDTTLQ is encoded by the coding sequence ATGGGCATGAACGCCGTGTACAAGGGGGCCGGGGATTGTCCGCAGGTGATCCCGCTCTTCCCCTTGACTGGCGCTCTGCTGCTGCCGCGCGGCCAGATGCCGCTCAATATCTTCGAGCCGCGCTATCTGGCGATGATCGACGACGCGATCCGTAGCGACCGCGTCATCGGCATGATCCAGCCCGAGCCGGATGATGGGCGGCGTGTCGAGGTTCCGGGGCTGCTCAGGGTCGGTTGCCTCGGCCGCATCACCCAGTTCGCCGAAACCGGCGACGACCGCTATATCATCACCTTGACCGGTATCAGCCGCTTCCGTGTCGCCGAGGAATTGTCCGTGGCGACGCCGTACCGACAGGCGCGGGCGGATTACGAGCCCTTCGCCGTGGATTTCGTGGCCCGTGCCGGGGAGGAGGAGGTCGATCGCGACGGGTTGCTCCGGGCGTTGCGGGATTTCGCCAAGGCGAACGACCTCAAGATCGACTGGAAAGGCGTCAGCGAGGCACCAAACGAGGCGCTGGTCAATGCGCTGGCAATGATGTGCCCCTTCGGTCCGCGCGAGAAACAAGCGCTGCTCGAGGCACAAAGCCTGAAGCATCGCGCGGAGGTGCTGGTGGCGATCACCGAGATCGAGCTGGCGCGCGGCGGCGGCGACCCGGATACCACCCTGCAGTGA
- a CDS encoding MFS transporter, producing MSSAVSPSEPAAIAPPSSWPPRRAVVAWIFFDWSAQPFFTLITTFVFAPFFASALASDAAEGQALWGYATGFAGLCIALLSPLLGGIADRTGPRKPWIAAFGALLVIGSAMLWFAVPGSPWAVTIALAGFVIATIGAEFATTFNNAMMTRLVPTERLGWLSGTGWAVGYLGGLLSLAITLGLLAADPHTGKTLAGITPILGLDAAAREGDRFSGPLTALWFVVFVAPMFLLTPDSPPTGLKLAEAARGGVGRLKATIAELPSLPSLGRFLLANMIYQDALVALFAFGGIYAAGVFGWQTIELGVFGILLTITGTLGAWLGGKLDDAIGGKRVILGAIACLLIACLGILSLSADHIFFVIPAAPPVPGDGLYASLPEKVYLGLGLLIGLVAGPLQAASRSLMARLAPEGRIGEFFGLFALSGKVTSFMGPTLVALATSVFASQRAGLAVLIVFFLAGAWLLAGVTVKRAP from the coding sequence GTGAGTTCCGCCGTCTCTCCCTCCGAGCCGGCCGCCATCGCGCCACCCTCCAGCTGGCCGCCGCGGCGCGCCGTCGTAGCGTGGATTTTCTTCGACTGGTCGGCGCAACCCTTCTTCACGCTGATCACCACCTTCGTCTTCGCGCCCTTCTTTGCTTCGGCGCTCGCGAGCGATGCGGCGGAAGGGCAGGCGCTGTGGGGCTACGCGACCGGGTTCGCGGGCCTGTGCATCGCGCTGCTTTCGCCACTGCTCGGCGGCATCGCCGATCGGACCGGGCCGCGCAAGCCCTGGATCGCGGCCTTCGGTGCGCTGCTGGTGATCGGCTCGGCTATGCTCTGGTTTGCGGTGCCGGGCTCGCCCTGGGCCGTGACGATCGCGCTTGCGGGTTTCGTCATCGCGACAATCGGCGCCGAATTCGCGACGACCTTCAACAATGCGATGATGACGCGGCTGGTGCCGACGGAACGGCTGGGCTGGCTCTCCGGTACGGGCTGGGCGGTCGGCTATCTCGGCGGGCTGCTGTCGCTCGCGATCACGCTCGGCCTGTTGGCGGCCGATCCGCATACGGGCAAGACGCTTGCCGGCATCACGCCGATCCTCGGCCTCGACGCGGCTGCGCGGGAGGGCGACCGCTTCTCCGGGCCGCTGACGGCCCTGTGGTTCGTCGTCTTCGTCGCCCCGATGTTCCTGCTGACGCCCGATTCGCCGCCGACCGGCCTCAAGCTGGCGGAGGCGGCGCGCGGCGGCGTCGGGAGGCTCAAGGCGACCATTGCGGAGCTGCCGAGCCTGCCCTCGCTCGGACGCTTCCTGCTCGCCAACATGATCTACCAGGACGCGCTGGTCGCGCTCTTCGCCTTCGGAGGCATCTACGCCGCCGGCGTCTTCGGCTGGCAGACCATCGAGCTCGGCGTCTTCGGCATCCTGCTGACGATTACCGGCACGCTCGGCGCGTGGCTCGGCGGCAAGCTCGACGATGCCATCGGCGGCAAGCGGGTGATCCTGGGAGCGATCGCCTGCCTGCTCATCGCCTGCCTCGGCATTCTGTCGCTGAGCGCCGACCACATTTTTTTCGTGATTCCGGCTGCCCCACCCGTCCCAGGCGACGGGCTCTATGCTTCGTTGCCAGAGAAAGTCTATCTCGGCCTCGGCCTGCTGATCGGTCTCGTCGCCGGACCATTGCAAGCGGCCTCGCGCAGCCTGATGGCCAGGCTCGCGCCGGAGGGGCGCATCGGCGAATTCTTCGGGCTCTTCGCCCTTTCGGGAAAAGTCACGTCCTTCATGGGACCGACGCTGGTCGCGCTGGCGACGAGCGTCTTCGCCAGCCAGCGCGCCGGGCTTGCGGTGCTGATCGTGTTCTTCCTGGCGGGAGCCTGGCTGCTCGCCGGCGTCACAGTGAAACGGGCGCCGTAG
- a CDS encoding homospermidine synthase — translation MTNWPVYGEITGPIVMIGFGSIGRGTLPLIERHFKYDKSRFVVIAPDDENRALLDERGIRFIQEALTPENYKAILEPLLTAGGGQGFCVNLSCDTGSRDIMEFCSSLGALYIDTVNEPWLGFYFDDSKGPAERSNYALREMTLAAKRARAPGSPTAVSCCGANPGLVSSLVKRALTNLAADMRLNATQPQTREEWAALMQRVGVKGIHIAERDTQRSKNPKPPGVFVNTWSVEGFIAEAVQPAELGWGTHEKWMPANAHTHETGSQAAIYLMQAGAETKVRSWCPTPGPQYGFLVTHNESISIADYFTVRDETGKAIYRPTCHYAYHPANDAVLSLHEMFGNAGRPQEEHHILEEKEVVDGIDELGVLLYGHDKGAYWFGSQLSTEEARSLAPYQTATGLQVTSSVLAGMVWALENPRAGIVEVEELDFNRCLEIQQPYLGPVKGYYTDWTPLDGRPGLFPEDIDTSDPWQFRNILVR, via the coding sequence ATGACGAATTGGCCCGTATACGGCGAGATCACCGGCCCGATCGTGATGATCGGTTTCGGCTCGATCGGCCGCGGGACGCTGCCGCTGATCGAACGGCATTTCAAATATGACAAGAGCCGCTTCGTGGTGATCGCGCCGGACGATGAGAACCGGGCTCTCCTCGATGAGCGTGGCATCCGCTTCATCCAGGAAGCGCTGACGCCCGAAAACTACAAAGCGATCCTCGAACCGCTGCTGACTGCCGGCGGTGGACAAGGCTTCTGCGTGAACCTGTCCTGCGACACCGGCTCGCGCGACATCATGGAATTCTGCTCCAGCCTCGGAGCTCTCTATATCGACACCGTCAACGAGCCGTGGCTCGGCTTCTATTTCGACGACAGCAAGGGACCGGCCGAGCGCTCGAACTACGCGCTGCGCGAGATGACGCTCGCCGCCAAGCGCGCCCGCGCGCCCGGCTCCCCGACCGCCGTCTCCTGCTGCGGCGCCAATCCTGGCCTGGTCTCCTCGCTGGTGAAGCGGGCTCTGACGAATCTCGCCGCCGATATGCGTCTCAACGCGACGCAGCCGCAGACCCGCGAGGAATGGGCCGCGCTGATGCAGCGCGTCGGCGTGAAGGGCATCCACATCGCCGAGCGCGACACGCAGCGTTCGAAGAACCCCAAGCCGCCGGGTGTGTTCGTCAACACCTGGTCGGTCGAGGGCTTCATCGCCGAAGCCGTGCAACCCGCCGAACTCGGCTGGGGTACGCATGAGAAATGGATGCCGGCGAACGCCCATACTCATGAGACGGGCTCGCAGGCGGCGATCTACCTGATGCAGGCCGGTGCCGAGACCAAGGTCCGGAGCTGGTGCCCGACGCCGGGACCGCAATACGGCTTCCTGGTCACGCATAACGAGTCGATTTCGATCGCAGACTATTTCACCGTGCGCGACGAGACCGGCAAGGCCATCTACCGGCCGACCTGCCACTACGCCTACCACCCGGCGAACGATGCCGTGCTCTCGCTGCACGAGATGTTCGGCAATGCCGGTCGCCCGCAGGAAGAGCATCATATCTTGGAGGAGAAAGAGGTCGTCGATGGCATCGACGAGCTCGGCGTTCTGCTCTACGGCCACGACAAGGGCGCGTACTGGTTCGGCTCGCAGCTCTCGACCGAGGAGGCGCGTTCGCTCGCGCCCTATCAGACCGCAACCGGGCTTCAGGTGACCTCTTCCGTGCTCGCCGGCATGGTCTGGGCACTGGAGAACCCGCGAGCGGGGATCGTCGAGGTCGAGGAACTCGACTTCAACCGCTGCCTCGAGATCCAGCAGCCCTATCTCGGGCCGGTGAAGGGCTACTACACCGACTGGACGCCGCTCGACGGCCGCCCGGGTCTCTTCCCCGAAGACATCGATACCAGCGATCCCTGGCAGTTCAGGAACATCCTGGTTCGCTGA
- a CDS encoding N-acetyltransferase, whose product MIQIRDEIAADIPAREVLLDRCLGERRTAKSSERLREGRLPAEGLALTAERDGEVIGTVRLWHVTANGVAALLLGPLAVKPELQGEGLGKALMREALWRAACLGHGAVILVGDAPYYARFGFETALTRDLAMPGPVERERFLAIELRDGALDGASGVLVAAGAPHPVALAAETVARAA is encoded by the coding sequence ATGATCCAGATCCGCGACGAGATTGCTGCCGACATCCCTGCCCGCGAGGTGCTGCTCGACCGTTGCCTCGGCGAGCGCCGGACTGCCAAGTCGAGCGAGCGTCTCCGCGAGGGTCGCCTGCCGGCCGAAGGGCTGGCGCTGACCGCGGAACGCGATGGCGAAGTCATCGGCACCGTGCGCCTCTGGCACGTCACTGCCAATGGCGTGGCGGCACTCCTGCTCGGCCCGCTTGCGGTGAAGCCCGAATTGCAGGGCGAGGGCCTGGGCAAGGCGCTGATGCGCGAGGCGCTCTGGCGCGCCGCCTGCCTCGGTCACGGCGCTGTCATCCTCGTCGGCGACGCGCCCTATTATGCGCGCTTCGGGTTCGAGACCGCCTTGACCCGCGACCTCGCCATGCCCGGCCCGGTCGAGCGCGAGCGCTTCCTCGCCATCGAGCTGCGCGATGGCGCTCTCGACGGCGCAAGCGGCGTGCTGGTCGCGGCCGGCGCCCCGCACCCTGTCGCTCTCGCAGCGGAGACGGTGGCCCGCGCCGCCTGA
- a CDS encoding type III PLP-dependent enzyme: MTERIREFLRTRREDGPCVVIDTDVVRENYKAFARALPDTRVFYAVKANPAPEVLALLAKLGSCFDCASVVEIELALAAGATADRISFGNTIKKERDVARAMELGVRLFAVDCTAEVEKVARSAEKTGAKDSRIFCRILCDGAGADWPLSRKFGCVPEMAADVLEHGHRLGLQAYGISFHVGSQQANVNAWDSALASASAIFKECATRGISLSMVNLGGGFPARYLKPIPGVPSYGDAIFRALSKHFGNQLPETIIEPGRGMVGEAGLIEAEVVLISKKAEDDKVRWVYLDIGKFNGLAETMDEAIRYPIRTERDGDETVPCVLAGPTCDSVDVMYEKTPYMLPFSLEIGDKVLIEGTGAYTTTYSAVAFNGFPPLKQYVI; this comes from the coding sequence ATGACCGAGCGCATCCGTGAGTTTCTTCGGACCCGACGTGAGGACGGTCCCTGCGTCGTCATCGACACCGATGTCGTGCGCGAGAACTATAAGGCCTTCGCCCGTGCTCTGCCCGACACCCGCGTCTTCTACGCGGTGAAGGCGAACCCGGCGCCGGAGGTGCTTGCCCTGCTGGCCAAGCTCGGCTCCTGCTTCGACTGCGCCTCGGTCGTCGAAATCGAGCTCGCGCTCGCCGCCGGCGCCACCGCCGACCGCATCTCCTTCGGCAATACCATCAAGAAGGAGCGCGACGTCGCGCGCGCCATGGAGCTCGGCGTGCGCCTCTTCGCCGTCGACTGCACGGCCGAGGTCGAGAAGGTGGCCCGTTCCGCCGAGAAGACCGGCGCCAAGGATTCGCGCATCTTCTGCCGCATCCTCTGCGACGGTGCCGGCGCCGACTGGCCGCTCTCGCGCAAGTTCGGCTGCGTGCCCGAAATGGCCGCGGACGTGCTTGAGCACGGCCATCGCCTCGGTCTGCAGGCTTACGGCATCTCGTTCCACGTCGGCTCGCAGCAGGCCAACGTCAACGCCTGGGATTCGGCCCTGGCCTCGGCCTCGGCGATCTTCAAGGAATGCGCCACCCGTGGCATCTCGCTGTCGATGGTCAACCTCGGCGGCGGCTTCCCGGCGCGCTACCTGAAGCCGATTCCGGGCGTGCCGTCCTATGGCGACGCGATCTTCCGGGCGCTGTCGAAGCATTTCGGCAACCAGCTGCCCGAGACGATCATCGAGCCGGGCCGCGGCATGGTCGGCGAGGCGGGCCTGATCGAGGCCGAGGTCGTGCTGATCTCGAAGAAGGCCGAGGACGACAAGGTCCGCTGGGTCTATCTCGACATCGGCAAGTTCAACGGCCTCGCCGAGACGATGGACGAAGCGATCCGCTATCCCATCCGCACCGAGCGCGATGGCGACGAGACGGTTCCCTGCGTGCTCGCCGGCCCGACCTGCGACTCGGTCGACGTCATGTACGAGAAGACCCCGTACATGCTGCCCTTCTCGCTGGAGATCGGCGACAAGGTGCTGATCGAGGGCACGGGCGCCTATACGACGACCTATTCGGCCGTCGCCTTCAACGGCTTCCCGCCGCTGAAGCAGTACGTCATCTGA
- a CDS encoding glyoxalase superfamily protein yields MRSFRDAKLMAKSLREAMAARQMPLSHSETLEIVARQFGYDSWNVLAARIGEASPDVPDPGSGEAVRLQMGIPILRIFDETKAKEFYLDFLGFHMDWDHRFGPNMPLYMQVSRSGLQLHLSEHHGDASPGSTVFVWMQGIDALHAELIGKRYTYSRPGIEEDGPGGRTLQVPDPFGNRIRFCEKHE; encoded by the coding sequence ATGCGAAGCTTTCGCGACGCGAAGCTGATGGCGAAGAGCCTGCGCGAAGCCATGGCCGCGAGGCAGATGCCGCTTTCCCATTCCGAGACCCTGGAGATCGTCGCGCGCCAGTTCGGCTATGACAGCTGGAACGTGCTGGCGGCCAGAATCGGCGAAGCATCCCCCGACGTACCCGACCCCGGATCAGGCGAAGCCGTTCGTCTCCAGATGGGTATCCCGATCCTGCGGATATTCGACGAAACCAAGGCCAAGGAGTTCTATCTCGACTTCCTCGGCTTCCACATGGACTGGGACCATCGTTTCGGGCCGAACATGCCGCTCTATATGCAGGTTTCGCGCTCGGGTCTGCAGCTCCATCTCTCCGAGCATCACGGCGATGCCAGCCCCGGCTCGACCGTCTTCGTCTGGATGCAGGGCATCGACGCCCTCCATGCCGAGCTGATCGGCAAGCGCTATACCTATTCGCGGCCGGGCATCGAGGAGGACGGCCCGGGTGGGCGGACGCTGCAGGTCCCTGACCCGTTCGGCAACCGAATCCGCTTCTGCGAGAAGCACGAATAA
- a CDS encoding glucan biosynthesis protein G — MTMLDRRHVLGGLSAALCLTAAPSALLAQQPQNPNPPPPPQTPPQPRFGFEDVQRRAREVAAVAYEPPAALPEPLARLDYDSWRDIRFRPERALLAQNGSSFRMQMFHPGFLFTRPITVNVVRDGVPTPVPYAANLFDYGKVKFDKPLPVNLGFAGFRLHYPLNDPRVLDELIAFIGASYFRVLGREQRYGLSARGLAIGAGTATEEFPVFREFWVEQPGAGAERIVVNALLDSPSVTGAYRFTIYPDVDTVVEVAATLFPRKPIEKLGLAPLTSMFFTGENDRRFFEDYRPELHDSDGLMIHSGSGEWLWRPLRNPKQQAVSAFVERNVRGFGLMQRDRSFDHYQDLDLAYERRSSYWVEPQGEWGEGMIELIEMPTADESNDNVVALWMPKTPLEPGKEFSFSYRLTAMLDSGDLHPGGRVVNTYQAVPKALGSSEAVVEGARRFIVDFSGGDLDYHLKQPDKVEIVPSITRGKIDRAFVVPNPKIDGFRAFIDVTGEPGQLSEMRAFLKSGNKTLTETWSYPWRAEAREQPAPPAPTQQPPAAQQPPAPQQPAQQPAKE, encoded by the coding sequence ATGACGATGCTGGACCGCCGCCATGTTCTGGGCGGGCTTTCTGCCGCTCTGTGCCTTACCGCAGCGCCCTCGGCCCTGCTCGCCCAGCAGCCGCAGAATCCGAATCCCCCTCCTCCGCCGCAGACGCCGCCGCAGCCGCGCTTCGGCTTCGAGGACGTGCAGCGGCGCGCGCGAGAGGTCGCGGCGGTCGCCTACGAGCCGCCGGCTGCCCTGCCGGAGCCGCTTGCCAGGCTCGATTACGATTCCTGGCGCGATATCCGCTTCCGGCCGGAGCGAGCCCTGCTCGCGCAGAACGGTTCGTCGTTCCGGATGCAGATGTTCCATCCCGGCTTCCTGTTTACACGGCCGATCACGGTGAACGTGGTGCGCGACGGCGTGCCGACGCCGGTGCCCTATGCCGCGAACCTGTTCGACTACGGCAAGGTCAAGTTCGACAAGCCTCTGCCGGTCAATCTCGGTTTCGCCGGTTTCCGCCTGCACTATCCGCTCAACGATCCGCGCGTCCTCGACGAGTTGATCGCCTTCATCGGCGCGAGCTATTTCCGCGTACTGGGGCGCGAACAGCGTTACGGGCTCTCGGCGCGTGGCCTTGCCATCGGTGCGGGCACGGCAACGGAGGAGTTCCCGGTCTTCCGCGAATTCTGGGTCGAGCAGCCGGGTGCCGGTGCGGAGCGCATCGTCGTCAATGCATTGCTCGATTCGCCGTCGGTGACCGGCGCCTACCGCTTCACCATCTATCCGGATGTCGACACGGTGGTCGAGGTCGCGGCCACGCTGTTCCCGCGCAAACCGATCGAGAAGCTCGGGCTCGCGCCACTGACTTCGATGTTCTTCACCGGCGAGAACGATCGCCGCTTCTTCGAGGATTATCGTCCGGAGCTGCACGATTCGGACGGGCTGATGATCCATTCCGGCAGCGGCGAATGGCTGTGGCGGCCGTTGCGTAATCCGAAGCAGCAGGCGGTGTCCGCCTTCGTCGAGCGCAATGTGCGCGGCTTCGGATTGATGCAGCGCGACCGCAGCTTCGACCACTACCAGGATCTCGACCTCGCCTATGAGCGCCGGTCGTCCTACTGGGTCGAACCCCAGGGTGAATGGGGCGAGGGCATGATCGAGCTGATCGAGATGCCGACGGCGGACGAGAGCAACGACAATGTCGTCGCGCTCTGGATGCCGAAGACGCCGCTGGAGCCCGGCAAAGAGTTTTCCTTCAGCTACCGGCTGACGGCGATGCTCGATTCCGGCGACCTTCACCCTGGCGGCCGGGTGGTCAATACCTATCAGGCCGTGCCGAAGGCGCTGGGGTCGAGCGAGGCCGTGGTCGAAGGGGCGCGGCGCTTCATCGTCGATTTTTCCGGCGGCGATCTCGACTACCATTTGAAGCAGCCAGACAAGGTGGAGATCGTTCCCTCGATTACCCGTGGCAAGATCGATCGCGCCTTCGTCGTGCCGAATCCGAAGATCGACGGCTTCCGTGCCTTCATCGACGTGACGGGCGAGCCTGGCCAGCTCTCCGAAATGCGCGCCTTCCTGAAGAGCGGCAACAAGACGCTGACGGAGACCTGGAGCTATCCGTGGCGCGCCGAAGCCAGGGAGCAGCCCGCCCCGCCTGCGCCGACTCAGCAACCGCCGGCAGCGCAACAGCCGCCGGCACCGCAGCAGCCGGCTCAGCAGCCAGCCAAGGAGTGA
- a CDS encoding GNAT family N-acetyltransferase: MDVVEKPEQNRFELALDGGTALVAYRVDGNRLVLIHTEVPEEFSGQGIGSRLAKGVFELIRASGRKAVVRCPFLKAWIAKHPEYDDIVDG, translated from the coding sequence ATGGATGTCGTCGAGAAGCCCGAGCAGAACCGTTTCGAACTGGCCCTCGACGGCGGCACCGCCCTCGTCGCTTATCGGGTGGACGGCAACCGGCTGGTGCTGATCCATACCGAGGTGCCCGAGGAGTTCAGCGGGCAGGGCATCGGCTCGCGGCTCGCCAAGGGGGTGTTCGAGCTGATCCGGGCGAGCGGACGCAAGGCGGTCGTGCGCTGCCCGTTCCTGAAGGCCTGGATCGCAAAGCACCCCGAATACGACGACATCGTCGACGGCTGA
- a CDS encoding Fur family transcriptional regulator: protein MSETDRRVAVFESQLKGAGLRMTQQRRLILRVLAEADDHPDAKGIFTRAFAQDPTLSLSTVYRTMKVLESQGAIERHAFEDGISRYEHAHQEHHDHLIDIETGAVIEFSSDAIEELQRRIAAELGYELVRHRLELYGRKKQPARRGRK from the coding sequence ATGAGCGAGACCGACCGGCGCGTTGCCGTTTTCGAAAGCCAGCTGAAGGGGGCGGGCCTGCGCATGACGCAGCAGCGCCGCCTGATCCTGCGCGTGCTGGCTGAGGCCGACGACCATCCCGATGCGAAGGGCATCTTCACCCGCGCCTTCGCGCAGGACCCGACGCTGTCGCTCTCGACCGTCTATCGCACGATGAAGGTGCTGGAATCGCAGGGCGCGATTGAGCGCCATGCCTTCGAGGACGGCATCTCGCGCTACGAACACGCCCACCAGGAGCATCACGACCACCTCATCGACATCGAAACCGGCGCCGTGATCGAGTTCTCCTCGGATGCCATCGAGGAGCTGCAGCGCCGCATCGCCGCCGAGCTCGGCTACGAACTAGTCCGCCACCGGCTCGAGCTCTACGGCCGCAAGAAGCAGCCGGCTCGCAGGGGGCGCAAATAG
- a CDS encoding LLM class flavin-dependent oxidoreductase, producing MVAISVLDLVPVVEGEGPREALLKSIDLVRHAEALGFTRYWVAEHHNMVGIASAATSVVIGQLAAATKTMRIGAGGIMLPNHSPLVIAEQFGTLEALFPGRIDLGLGRAPGTDQLTMRALRRNPMSADSFPQDVLELQALFAPAGPNQAIRAVPGEGLNVPLWILGSSLFGAQLAAELGLPYSFASHFAPDALMQALAIYRERFKPSEQLQSAYAMPGINVVAAETDEEARYLATSLQQRFVGMVRGARGKLQPPIDDIEQYWSPAEKAHVSQMLRYAFIGSPDTLRRELGAFVANTGADEIMITAPIFDHEKRKRSYEIVAALAPDLGKARDAA from the coding sequence ATGGTCGCGATCTCCGTCCTCGATCTCGTACCCGTCGTCGAAGGGGAAGGGCCGCGCGAAGCGCTGCTGAAATCGATCGATCTCGTCCGCCATGCTGAGGCCCTGGGCTTCACCCGCTACTGGGTCGCCGAGCACCATAACATGGTCGGCATCGCCAGCGCCGCGACCTCCGTGGTCATCGGCCAGCTCGCCGCCGCCACGAAGACGATGCGGATCGGCGCCGGCGGCATCATGCTACCGAACCATTCACCCCTCGTCATCGCCGAGCAGTTCGGCACGCTTGAGGCGCTCTTTCCCGGCCGCATCGATCTCGGCCTCGGCCGCGCGCCCGGCACCGACCAGCTCACCATGCGGGCGCTCCGTCGCAATCCGATGTCGGCCGACAGCTTCCCGCAGGACGTGCTCGAGCTGCAGGCCCTCTTCGCGCCCGCCGGACCGAATCAGGCGATCCGCGCCGTTCCCGGCGAAGGACTCAACGTCCCGCTCTGGATTCTCGGGTCCAGTCTTTTTGGCGCCCAGCTCGCCGCCGAGCTCGGCCTGCCCTATTCCTTCGCCTCGCATTTTGCCCCCGACGCGCTGATGCAGGCGCTCGCCATCTATCGCGAGCGCTTCAAACCGTCGGAGCAACTGCAATCCGCCTACGCCATGCCGGGCATCAACGTCGTCGCGGCCGAGACCGATGAGGAAGCGCGCTACCTTGCGACCTCGTTGCAGCAGCGTTTCGTCGGCATGGTTCGCGGCGCCCGCGGCAAGCTCCAGCCTCCGATCGACGACATCGAGCAATACTGGAGTCCGGCCGAGAAGGCGCATGTTTCGCAGATGCTGCGCTATGCCTTCATCGGCTCGCCCGACACACTGCGGCGCGAGCTGGGCGCCTTCGTCGCCAATACCGGTGCCGACGAGATCATGATCACGGCGCCGATCTTCGACCACGAGAAGCGCAAGCGCTCCTACGAGATCGTGGCCGCTCTGGCTCCCGATCTCGGCAAAGCGCGCGACGCCGCCTGA